aCCATCCATGGACCAAGGACCCTCAGAGCACATATGCTCTAGATCTACCATATGTTCAAAATGAATCATGCAGAAGAATGAGTCCCTCCCCACTACAGTGACAGCACTTTGGATCCTCTCTGCAGAATTAATTAAGTGCTGTAGGTGCGAGACCAAGAACTTCTTATAGTCCAAGATGAAACCCATTGCACATTGACCCTAAAAAAGTCGTTGCATGTGGATGGAATCAAGATCAACTTCTAGGATTGGGCCATGTCGTGCAACTAGGGCTTCCATATCATCACTATTTTGTGAGGATAGATCTGATTCATCTGCGAAGGGGTCAGCACTAACATCTGACCTGCTACTCAGTCTAGGCAAAATCTTGTGGTGCAGAATGGTCCCTCATTGAAAGGACCAGAACATaaacaaagacaaaagaaagacAAGGGGTATCTAAGAGAAGAAAACAGAAAGGATAAAAGGAGAGAAATCGAAGGTCCAAGAGGGGAGTTAAGAGTGATGAGAAGAGAAAAGTGTTAACTTGTTTGGTTGTGTAGAAAGTTCCATAGAAGGCGTaaggaagaaaacaaacaagATTGGGTTTGCTGAAAGTGAAATTCAAGGAGAATAAAGGCTGGTAGTTGGAATAGGGAGTGGAATAGATAGCATAAGGTAGGGAGTTAAGAAAGGAGGCAGAgtaaaaggaagaagaggaaaaaagaggTATGGGTTAAGGGATTTTAGGTTGTTGTGCCTGTCAACCTTGGAAAGAACGAAGGAAAAAAACTCTCCTGAGGAGAGAGAGGCACTCGTTATAGAGAGAAAACTTTTTCTATTGTGGGGGTTTAATTAGTAAGAAACTATATTGTGTCGTGTGTAGCTGGCTTCTCATGATCCTTAGGGAAGGGACCTAGTGTTTTAGCAATGCTTTGGGTAATTAGAGATGGTCTTTTCAAATCAAATGGattcaaaacaatgttgctgCACAGATCGGGATTATTATAAATAGAAACCCTACCATTTTCAtccattaaataatatttaaacatttgaaaagTCTGTTTGAAATTATCAAAGTTGTAAATatttagtgtttgtttggatagCACTTATTAGTGCTGCGTCTGCGTTtcctcatatttttttttttaaccgcAATGGTTGATCCATTCTTCTGTGAACTGTGCACTTGTGTACTGTTCATGGATCTCACAAATTCtactttttatcaatttttttattaaaaatgggttccacagcactatttacacatttaaaaattattttgctatagtgttttcaattttcagttttcagtttcagcaaaataagttctatccaaacagacccttaggatccgtttggatatagctgaaaactgaaaactgaaactgaaaactgaaaaacactgtagcgaaataatttttaaatgtgtgaatagtatcgtgggacctatttttaatgaaaaagttgctgaaaagtgaaatttgtgggtccgtgaatagtacacgatgtgctgtgattggtccaaaaaaatttgaaaagtcaaagtttgtggctactgttcattgaacagtgcatgaacagtagccgcaacacccaaaacgcgtgaaaaaaaaaaaaaaaaaaaaaaacagacaaaacgcaaacgcaacaattttcagccgaatccaaacgcGCTCTAATTAGTTACCAAGATTTGATTATAAGTTATTAAGCACATGGACTCACTCTGGTAGTGAAACATGATGCTAAGCTTGTCTTACATTTACTAACTCATATTGTTGCTGTAACAATTTTTAATCTGGTATTGTTGGAGACTACAGATCCCTTATGAGCTCGATATCCCACCTTGAGCTAATCCATTCCTACCATGAAGATGACTCGgcagaaatttttttagcaaagcTTGGATGCACTCGGGACCTGCTCTTTGCTGTGCGTAGTACTCCTCTGCATCAACAAGCTTGGTTATATTTTGATTATCCACATGGTCTCTAACTACCCTGCCAAGTTACATTGATATAAACTCTAATGGCTGCCCAAGCTAAACTACAAAAACCGCATAATATTCTTAGAATTatgattaagtgattaaattcattatttcctaataatttaagtttttaagagAATCATTAATTTATCATGATATTTGAATAGTTGATCTAAAGTTAGATCTCTACCTCCACTCTATctctcatttaaaatgttaaaaattttacatgTTAGGCCTTACTTATTAAGGAGGAGTTTAGACTCACATGTGAGGGGGAAtattagaattatggttaagtgaacaaattcactatttcttaatagtttaaatttttggaaTAATCGATAATTTatcaattcttatatattgaaatatttatattatacatTATCAAAATAACTAGCAAAATTTAGagcaaaaatccaaattcaaagtATCCACTCCACCCCTCCCACAACCAGCAAAATTTAgagcaaaaatcaaaattcagaGTATCCACTCCGCACCTCCCACAaccaacaaaaagcaaaaacctCCATTTCCCTGAAAACCAAAAGCATCCTCTCTTCATCAAACTAGTCATACCATAACCATTTTTAATCCTATCAAGTCTCAACTAACACAAGTTTAAGTTCCCTTGATAGTTCACTTcattaatagaattttttggcattcaacaacaacaaaacaactGCTCCATGAAAAACACGAGGAAAGTCCGTGAGTTCGGAAGAACATGGTGATCATTGTCGTGTTTGTGAGACACCAGTGATCGTTGCTATGATCGTAACGTTCGAGTGatcaattcaaatataaaggaaGATCCACTACTCAGAAGGTAGTGTGCATGCAAGCAGACCCTAGCCCTCTAGATTGttagaaattttatattcatatttcaaaaatcattTGCTCTATATATGTTGGATTAGTTAAATATGGATGGTGTTCACGAAAtaacaactttttttctttaagaattTAACTTATGACATTCGTTTATGATGATAGCACTCTATTAGGGACAGAGGCATATATTGACTACGGGGACAatgctccccccccccccctcccaaatttttttttttattaaaatacacacactaattttaacaattttgtttaataaaattacattttgtctcccttaacaatatcattgattctttttagTGTAATGTTACAGGTACAAACAAATTCGAAAACTAACACTGTGTGTGTATAATAGTTGCactaaaaagaatcataaaactATAATCTTGTAGTTTATTAAACCCCTTAACAATAACGTTGAGGTACAAAATCTTATTGGTTTGCATTTGAGACTAACacttacatcacttttttacatgCTAATAACCACTCATcatattagcaatttgtaaaagaaTTGGTAGCTCTAACATTTTCCATATTtaaaggccattaaaaaaatttatagatctaaaatctaaaacaaaatatacaagtccaaaaaaaatatgcgcaataacaaaaattactaacagtaaagttaaaaataattaagcataattaaccaattttactcAAAACAAACATCCagccctttaaaaagttttaaacaaaataattgtgtctttacctagcaaaaaacgcatgcataaaaaaaaaaaaaaaaaaaattcagcagcTAGGAAGCAGCAAAGCCAACGGTCAAAGCCGCCCCCCCTAACTTCAACTATTGGCTCTGTCcctgctctttatcatcaaaccaagacatcaatcggtttttggtgtaggcagagATTGAACCCGAAatctattatttaataattagagATTTTAGTagttgagttaattggaacTGAAAGAACATTAAATATACACAAATTTGCTAAGTTTGGTTATTTTCCATATTAGAATGGGTTTTTAAgcataaaaatatgatttttatagtAATCTTTTCATGATATTCGAAAATCATTTTCCCATGCCATACTCGTGGCATACATCTTAACATGTGCATCAGAGCATTCATCATATGCCAACATGATAGAGCATTGAATAATGATATCATCTCAATGTTAAATTAGCTTATGTCAATATTGTTGTGGATTTTCTATTGCACCAAATTAAGATGTTTTTCAATCCTCATTTCTTGAATTAGAATAtggtctttttttattattaaaaccttgagattatttacatgAAATGATattgttcatgcattgcattagaagattttaaacattttaataTTGTTGCATTGCATCCCATGAaattatggggaaaaaaatacaTTCTTATTTTCTTGCCTACATATTGTTAACATGTCATATTTGATTAGGTTTATTCACTTTCTGTGTAACATGAAAATTCACATAGAATGATGAAGAACTAGGtgaaattacaaaatttcagatttgatgctaaataatcattttaagaaTAGCCATGAAATATAACATACTCATGCAATCCTGTAGGAATTAATTTGAGGTGTGCATTTTAATCCCTTTACATGCACACggtgttcattttttttaatacttatttttccttttgaaaggTCATTGTGACTATAACTCTCTTGGTCTTATATTCTTGCTTATtctaatttttagtattttttttcggGTGATTAATGGCTAATGCATGTGAAGCATTATCTctttcaaactatatatatgtgaagcgttatcaatttcaaactttcatTGCTTcaatttaattgtgtttttgaTGAGTaagtttgtttatatttgtCATTATATCCTAAAAGACTGGTTCTTAGATCAGTTGGTGTGGGTATCTAATACCCTCATTCCATAAATCTCTTTTGAACAAAGTTTAAATGACCTAGATTAGGTTTTATCCTAGTAATTTCCTTTTCTCAATCTTTCTCATTAGATTGTATTAGGAAATtaagttttatatttctttttcttgttgatTGTGCATTGGATGCAAAGCTttctaatattttctcttggaaacattttgtaatttatttcttttaatattaatttttctttaaaaatattcttaatttttcttaataaatcaCTGACTCTATGCCAATTATTTAAGGTAGGAAGATATATCCAcagttaattttaatttttcaaaataaagcaCTGACTCTATGCCAATCGTTAAAAATCTTGGTCCCCTCCAATTTTAGTTCGCACAATTTCCACAGGTCTCCCTCCCTTTATATTGTGGTTTTCATAGTTTAGCATAGGTTTTTAGAATTACACAGATTTTGAAATTCTTTGAAATGCACCAATTTGGTATAGTTTGAAATCACACCAATTTTAGTAATACTCTATTCGTTCCATTTTGTAggtcttttatttcattttaagaTGTCCCGAAATATAGTCatcttttaaatattaattaattaatgcaattatgataatttaattaTACTAATCTAGCTTTTACTTTATTTAGTCAGTACCCCTCTCCTCGTTCGCTAAAATTCATATGAatatgcattgttttgaaaatttatatctttttatttgaaaagcagctcattaaatgatatttttttaagaagttggatattaactattttttcatcgaaatagaaaaagaaaaagaaaaaaagaagttggaTATCCTAAACTCAGCAGAGGAAGTAATTCTTTTGGATTTGCACCGACCAGGTTTTTCAGAATTTCAGTAGATAAGAGAAATCACACAAAGTGtaaaaagttatgaaaaaaCCAGCACATCCCTTCAAATCATTGCATacaaataaggttttttttttttttttttttttttttttttttttttttggggggggggggtgtgtgtgtgtgtgaaaggAGAATAAAATGGCCAAAAGATGGTTGGGAGAAGCAATACATATGTTTGTGGGAAGAGGCAGAAGTTTTCCCACATTGTTGGACTTAGTAGTTGTGAAAAAGATGGGCATCGTATCATCAAATTCAATGTACatcattatttaatttattgacCGGTAGCATTTTACACAAGataaagagaatatatatatatatatatatagagagagagagagagagagagttttaactttcaatctatAGTATCTGTTTTTTATGATAACTTTATATTATAAGATCAAGATGCTAATCAATTTTTagtgtaggcagggattgaacttcagatctcttatttaattataagagactttaccaattagcatcaatcggtttttgatgtaggcggagattgaaccccaaatctcttatttaaccatcaaagaccttatcagttgagctaattaaaaCTCgcataataagaaaatatatcTACACTCATTTTAGTAGTTTGAGtagttttatttaaacttaAATCATAAACATCAAAGAAAATGTTattatgtattattattatttttataattgttacaaCTTACATCAAGTGGGGGTAGGCGTGATCTAAAGTTTCAACcctaattttatcattttaagaaatGTCAATGAACTGGCACCAAAAGTTATTGATGAGCACGGAtgtgggaggggggggggggggggtgttgttcCAGTTCTTAATGCAGCTATTAAAGAGGAAAATTTTTAACATTGATGGTCACTAGTTATAAAAGCATGCTACTTAATTTAGAGATTTGTTTGACATGTATAAggagttttgttttttggttaatCGTGTACAAGGAGTTAATATATTACTATTATCAAAGATAATGCCAATCCAAAATCTCAAGAACAGCCTAAAATAATAACTTTTGAAGTTTTTAAACAAATCAACCAGTTATTGCTGAAAGACCAGCTAATTTTTGGTCATGTAtatcttctgttttttttttttttttttttttttttttaatttgaaaagtgAAAGATAGATAGCTATGTATATCTTAGTCTGCAGGACTAGGTTAATTAAGAATGGCAAAACTATAGCGGGAAAACCATGAAACAATCTCTCCATTCTCCAATGTGCAAATTAATCATACAATAGTATTTGACATGTTAGAATCTAAATGCCTTGAACCTGATAATAAGCACAAGAATGAGCCATTAGAAGAAGGGGATCCTCAAGTCTACATTATTTCCAACATTCTggacgtatatatatatatgggaaagCATACTAAAATGGAACTTGCTAGTGATAGCAGGATTATATGCATGACGCAGGATTTTGAGGACCAAGAGATTCGCCTTTGACATTATTGCAAATAGCAGTAGAGCCCTCTCCATCACGGCCATGATAATGCAAATTTATGTTCTCCATCACTAGGTCTCTGCATGGTCTGCTTTGGCTGCATCGGAAAGTTACTGCGACTTTCGAACCTGAATTTCCCCAGATGTTTCTGTATGTGACATTGCTAATTTGAACACGAGAGGGCTGTAGACAAGAAAGGAAATCACAAGTTTTATTAGTAATTAAGTACACTGTTAATAATTAATTGGCAATGTGTGGAACTTGTGCATGCAAGTGGAAGACTTTGccattgcaattttttattcacTAGCATGCTTTTTGGTACCACTAATATAGAGATCATAAATAACCATAAGGTGTTTTGTGAAAGTAAAATGCTAAAAGTATGAGCATTTTTTTAACAGAAGCACTTATATGGCAATCAATATATTAATGTCACattaacaacataataaaaatgtCAACTTTTTAACCAAGAGCCTATTTTCCCTCGGAGTCCATCTCATACACTAGCATCTACATTGAAAAGTGGATATCATAAATTTACATCTATcataataaaaaggaaaagaaaaaaagaaatggattATTAAAATTACCTGCGTTTGGCAAGGAGGGTACGGGCAATATTCTTGATCTATAATGATGGGATTGCCAACTTGATTCATGAAAATGTCTTCATATATCAAGCCGGAAACCTTACCAATTCCAGGAGAAGCCCAAGTTTTGATTCTTATGCCATCAGAAGTATTTTGAAATGAGCAGTTTCTAACCCTTATATCAAACAAATCATTTTGATCTCCATCTTTGCCAAGGCTTCCAATACTAATTCCATGCCCAGGTCCACAAGTAACATTAAAAATACGTACTTGTCTGGTTCCGGCTAGCATGGCTATACAATCATCACCAGTACGAATCGTTGTTTGTTGGATTTTGATGCCCCTTGAATTTGCCATTTTTATCCCATCCGTGTTGGGGCTATCAGCAGGGGCTGATATTCTAGTATTAGTGATTTTTACTTCCACACATCCGAAAACCACAAAATGGGTGTTCTTGCTGTTGATTGATCTCAAGTGATGAACCCATGCATTGGTCACAAAATCAAATCTCATTGTCtgaaaatatatttgcaatGCATAACTAGACGTTAGTCTGTTACATTTGGAACaagataacaaattaaaaaaatttactttttaataataCTATTGAGAAATTTAAAGATTAGTATTAGcgataaaaaatatatgcatgATCAGTAAATACCACTAGTTTTGGATCTTCCAACTTCTAAATTATTCTCACAAGAGATGTGATGGAAGATGAAGAATATGGGACATCCCACAATTTGAGCAATGTAAAAATCTATCGAAGAATTGTATGTATAGCTTgtgtttttatattgaaaaatatatagtgctatttttttttttgacaggtAAAACAAAATCATTGTAGTAGAGATGTATGTCTCATGGCCAGTCCCAAGAGGTAAAGGCAGCAACGCTGCTCCACAAGGCAATGGAATATGAGACCACTCATCGACGGAGGAACTCCCCCAATGAAGGAAGAGGACCATCAACGTCAACAAGCATTTATATGTGACATTAACTTAGGAATTTGCAAACACTAAACAAAGTTTGCTCCAATCAAGTAAGGGATCTGATCTAAAATCCCGTGTCACGTTTTTATAAAAACTCCAATTGACTTTAATCATTGTAACGACACCAGTACATACATGCATATGCATGTATATACATACATGCATATGTATGTCCCTACTTACCGTTGGTAAAGAGGGACAATTGGGATTCTTGTTGCAGTCATTGTAAGTCCAAGCCTCCTTTCCCTGACCATCCAAGACGCCACCACCACTCACTGTCAAATTGTTAATATATCGAAAATTGATCCAGTTCTGGGTGATAAACAGGGATGGTTCAGTAGGAGCCTTGAGATACCCCTTAATCACAAAGGCTATTGGACCCTTGCATGGACCCTCAAATTTTACTGAGTTCACCCTGTATGTTCCAATGGGGATCCAAACCCTAGCCCTTCCAGTCCATTCACATGCTTCCTTCCATGCCTTAAGAAATGCCtgacaaaaaatccaaaattcaaGTTTGTTGATGCATGCACTCAAGTCTGTTGAtgcaaaaaacataaacaaatcgATTTACTAAGTTATTTAGGTTAGATTATAGTATCAAAGCAAGAGGTGTGTTGGGTGCCAAATAATAAGGGAGGTCCACATATGAATAAGGAATGTTGGATTAAATGATTTAAAGCTTTTTGagacaattgataatttaacaATTTCAAGAACTATTTTTTTCCATCCCAAAATCAGCACGGAGTCAATCTTACAAGCTTCAATTTTACACGATCAAACTTGaaactatatttaattcttttataaGTTGGTTTTATAAGATTCACATGATGTGGTttataatatcaaaaaaataatatatagttATCATTGTCTGAATATTAGGTTCTACTGTTCTAcacaatcccatgaagaaaccATGGACTTCTTTAGGTTAAGGTTCTGGAAGTTGAAACAAATTAATCATGGATTTGAGGAACTAGAATTGTATCCTAAACTCTTTTTGGGTTTTCTGGGCATAAGAAATAGTGACTAAAGCCATGGATTTTAAGGAATTCAGACTATATACCGTTATCTGTTTTACACATGTTACACCatccagaaaattcaaaattgatttACTAAACACTTGAACTAATAGTCCTGCTACAAACAATGAACAAATCactaactttttatattttactaacATAACATTTGAGATTGAGATAGGTCTTGATTGAACCCATcataacacaaaaaacaaataaaaaaaaaattaccttactGTTGTCGGTCGCTCCATCAGCAATGGCACCATAGTTCTTCACGTTGAAATCCTTGGTTTTGCCTTGAGCTTCAGTAATACATACCGACAAAGATAATATTAACAAACAAACCCAACCAAAAGTAAGTTTCAAACCCATTTATCTTCTATTTTGATAAATGAGTTTTGTCTTCTCCTTCTGGCTTTAGGTTTGTCTACTCTTATTTATGGGATTATAGTTCTAtttaaacgaaaaaaaaaagggtctctacattagatgaatctaatttgtattgattttatttcttggtATGGGAAACATGAGAGATTTCTTTCTGCTTGAGAtggtattttcatattttgagcAGATATTTTGAGGTATATTAATATGGAAAGTTGATAAAACATGTATAAGAAGGAAGGGAAAAATGTCCTCCACCATTTAAGCATTtccatataaatattaaatttgatctgagaaaaaataaaaagaaaagattttaataGAGATTTCAATTAACATTTATTCCAAAAAGAGACCTTATATATGCCATGTCTGACTCAACCCCaaatccaaagaaaaagaaaatattttaatagagATTTTAATTAACATTTATTCCAAAAAGAGACCTTATATATGCTATGTCTGACTCAACCCCAAATACATAACGGATTCTCTCTTTATttgtaacatatatatatatatcttttttaattaaCCCTGAGGATTGAAAACTTAACTTcgg
This genomic stretch from Quercus robur chromosome 4, dhQueRobu3.1, whole genome shotgun sequence harbors:
- the LOC126721539 gene encoding exopolygalacturonase-like, which translates into the protein MTVGVLVMRIECLNYFIKEKTKKSEGKVLDATLSDTKSDLSNEYGDECGKYMAFTATIDEMIVKNATQGKTKDFNVKNYGAIADGATDNSKAFLKAWKEACEWTGRARVWIPIGTYRVNSVKFEGPCKGPIAFVIKGYLKAPTEPSLFITQNWINFRYINNLTVSGGGVLDGQGKEAWTYNDCNKNPNCPSLPTTMRFDFVTNAWVHHLRSINSKNTHFVVFGCVEVKITNTRISAPADSPNTDGIKMANSRGIKIQQTTIRTGDDCIAMLAGTRQVRIFNVTCGPGHGISIGSLGKDGDQNDLFDIRVRNCSFQNTSDGIRIKTWASPGIGKVSGLIYEDIFMNQVGNPIIIDQEYCPYPPCQTQPSRVQISNVTYRNIWGNSGSKVAVTFRCSQSRPCRDLVMENINLHYHGRDGEGSTAICNNVKGESLGPQNPASCI